Proteins from a single region of Numenius arquata chromosome Z, bNumArq3.hap1.1, whole genome shotgun sequence:
- the F2RL1 gene encoding proteinase-activated receptor 2: protein MAGCRGLCLLLLLCALLRAAAPAESSGSTSSKGRSFAGRKVPNTDNATEDLYEVDEFAEKALTGKLTTVFLPIVYIIVFIIGLPSNAMALWVFFFRTKKKHPAVIYMVNLALADLLFVVWFPLKIAYHVNGNNWLFGEGLCKVLVGFFYGNMYCSILFMTCLSVQRYWVVVNPIVNSRKKSEIAFGISLAIWILILLGTIPLYLVNQTAYISNLNITTCHDVLPENVLSHDMFIYFLSLAIGLFLIPALITAIAYILMIKTLNASISDVSTGKKRKRAIKLIIIVLSVYLICFTPSNVLLVVHYWLIKTYHQSYLYLLYLIALCLSTLNSCIDPFIYYYISKDFRHNFKNALLCRSVRTTRRMQVSLSSSRYPKKSNSYSSNSNGTTKSTY from the exons ATGGCTGGGTGCCGcgggctgtgcctgctgctgctgctctgtgcgcTGCTACGAGCCGCTGCTCCCGCAG agAGTAGTGGAAGCACCAGTTCAAAAGGAAGAAGTTTTGCTGGCCGAAAAGTTCCAAATACAGATAATGCCACAGAAGATTTATACGAAGTGGATGAATTTGCAGAAAAAGCCCTTACAGGAAAGCTGACTACAGTTTTTCTTCCCATTGTCTATATCATTGTCTTTATCATTGGTTTGCCAAGCAATGCCATGGCCCTCTGGGTCTTTTTTTTCCGAACAAAGAAGAAACATCCAGCTGTGATTTATATGGTTAACTTGGCATTGGCAGACCTTCTTTTTGTTGTCTGGTTCCCACTGAAGATTGCGTATCACGTAAATGGCAATAACTGGCTATTCGGTGAAGGTCTCTGCAAAGTACTTGTTGGATTTTTCTATGGAAATATGTACTGTTCCATTCTCTTTATGACATGTCTCAGTGTGCAGCGATACTGGGTTGTAGTGAACCCCATAGTGAAttcaagaaagaaatctgaaattgcCTTTGGCATCTCCCTTGCTATCTGGATACTGATTTTGTTGGGCACCATTCCATTGTATCTTGTTAATCAGACAGCATACATCTCAAATCTTAACATTACTACCTGCCATGATGTGTTGCCTGAAAATGTGTTGTCTCATGACATGTTCATTTATTTCCTCTCACTTGCAATTGGACTCTTCTTAATCCCAGCACTCATCACTGCTATCGCTTACATACTAATGATTAAGACTCTGAATGCTTCCATCTCTGATGTAAGCACTGGGAAGAAACGAAAAAGAGCAATCAAACTCATTATCATTGTCCTGTCTGTGTATCTCATCTGTTTTACGCCTAGCAATGTGCTGCTTGTTGTGCATTATTGGCTCATCAAAACCTACCACCAGAGCTATCTGTATTTGTTGTACTTAATTGCACTGTGTCTTTCTACTTTGAACAGTTGTATTGATCCATTCATCTATTACTATATTTCAAAAGACTTCAGACACAACTTTAAAAATGCTCTTCTTTGCCGAAGTGTGCGAACTACACGGAGGATGCAAGTGTCTCTTTCATCAAGCAGGTATCCCAAGAAATCAAATTCTTATTCTTCAAACTCAAATGGGACCACTAAATCAACCTACTGA